Proteins encoded in a region of the Triticum dicoccoides isolate Atlit2015 ecotype Zavitan chromosome 3A, WEW_v2.0, whole genome shotgun sequence genome:
- the LOC119272863 gene encoding defensin Tk-AMP-D1.1 encodes MGLSAKVFVVLLLLLVATEEQGGSVQVALARDCESDSHKFHGACFSDTNCANVCQTEGFTAGKCVGVQRHCHCTKDC; translated from the exons ATGGGTCTGTCCGCGAAGGTCTTCGTGGTCCTCCTGCTGCTTCTCGTCGCCACGG AGGAGCAGGGGGGATCGGTGCAGGTGGCTCTGGCGAGGGATTGCGAGTCGGATAGCCACAAGTTCCATGGGGCGTGCTTCAGCGACACCAACTGTGCGAACGTCTGCCAGACCGAGGGCTTCACCGCCGGCAAGTGCGTCGGCGTCCAGCGCCACTGCCACTGCACCAAGGACTGCTAG
- the LOC119272864 gene encoding defensin Ec-AMP-D2-like, which translates to MGRLSVKVLVVVLLLLAATEEQGGSVQVALARVCTRPSHKFHWACLDTNKCASACLTEGYTGGKCGGRRGRRCFCTWHC; encoded by the exons ATGGGTCGTCTGTCCGTGAAGGTCTTGGTGGTCGTCCTGCTGCTCCTTGCGGCCACAG AGGAGCAGGGGGGATCGGTGCAGGTGGCTCTGGCGAGGGTGTGCACGAGGCCGAGCCACAAGTTCCATTGGGCATGCCTCGACACCAACAAATGCGCGAGCGCCTGCCTGACCGAGGGCTACACCggcggcaagtgcggcggccgccgcggccgccgctgcTTCTGCACCTGGCACTGCTAG
- the LOC119270199 gene encoding glutaminyl-peptide cyclotransferase-like yields MTAGSRRRRPASSMAPIALSVPTPNASPAPRRLRRPAIAAAGAALAALLLLAAAAAVWRPDYLRAALLRRPAPAVARFYSFDLVREYPHDPEAFTQGLLYAGNDTLFESTGLYHQSSVRKVDLQTGKVLDQHQMDGHMFGEGLALLDDRLFQVTWLKNDGFIYDRHNFSKRESFTHKMRDGWGLATDGKILFGSDGTSRLYHLDPISLEVTKTVTVKYQDNDVSYINELEYINGEVWANVWQTDCIARVSHEDGQVASWIFLHELRQQLWKSGNTDIDVLNGIAWDEENDRLFVTGKLWPKLYEIKLRQVDGPPDGSVEKLCPRASFYR; encoded by the exons ATGACCGCCGGCTCCCGACGGAGGCGGCCCGCCTCCTCAATGGCGCCTATCGCCCTGTCCGTACCCACCCCCAACGCCTCCCCGGCGCCGCGGCGCCTCCGCCGTCCGGCCATCGCGGCCGCCGGTGCCGCGCTcgcggcgctcctcctcctcgccgcggccgccgccgtctGGCGCCCGGACTacctccgcgccgcgctcctccgccgcccTGCGCCCGCCGTCGCTAGGTTCTACTCCTTCGACCTGGTCCGCGAGTACCCCCACGACCCCGAGGCCTTCACCCAG GGTCTCCTGTACGCGGGAAACGACACTCTCTTCGAGTCCACTGGCCTTTATCACCAG tcgtcgGTCCGAAAGGTTGATCTTCAAACTGGCAAA GTTTTAGATCAGCACCAAATGGATGGACATATGTTTGGAGAAGGCTTAGCACTTCTCGACGACAG ATTGTTTCAAGTTACTTGGTTGAAGAATGATGGATTCATATACGACCGACATAACTTTAGCAAA CGTGAAAGTTTTACCCATAAAATGCGTGACGGGTGGGGGTTGGCTACGGATGGAAAAATCCTATTTGGCAGTGATGGTACTTCAAGGTTGTACCACCTGGATCCAATATCGCTTGAAG TAACAAAGACAGTAACTGTGAAATATCAAGACAATGACGTTTCCTATATTAATGAACTGGAATATATAAATGGTGAAGTATGGGCAAATGTCTGGCAG ACAGATTGCATAGCTAGAGTTTCTCATGAAGATGGCCAAGTGGCGAGCTGGATCTTTCTTCATGAGCTGAG GCAGCAATTATGGAAATCTGGCAACACG GATATTGATGTTCTAAATGGTATAGCTTGGGATGAAGAAAATGACAGACTGTTCG TGACCGGGAAACTGTGGCCAAAGCTTTACGAGATCAAGCTGCGCCAGGTGGATGGGCCGCCGGATGGGTCCGTGGAGAAACTGTGCCCAAGGGCAAGCTTTTATCGCTGA